In Plodia interpunctella isolate USDA-ARS_2022_Savannah chromosome 19, ilPloInte3.2, whole genome shotgun sequence, a genomic segment contains:
- the LOC128678028 gene encoding uncharacterized protein LOC128678028 → MLVVIVCTKNNLKLWWCSVLVKMEANKENVHRLKAITRIPLPIEPLPALPKHLVESKRTNSKKVIQNERHPLKTINNDKHPQLSLPGTSKPVNMIVKQKNMLKLDTRFVTVRPKEDVQWSYNVFKDDKKRDSIILISDDENEECVVINVDKKQRTSDARTAETPALKSTLEPNRVKNIKRSLKRPHSRELQGLSPVSKEPKKGDEKVRRRLSFTETIQDKLMSPDFWKKAYMKCLCREYTEDMFHHLLSSEKKIQIPKISSTMRACVVNWLMKINGPNGNPAIVQTASWYLNSVLSNRQVPIDQLQLVAAACYWIAHKLQGPGLHAQRLVKYSNHAFTTRSLLYAEKAVLERLKYPRHPIVPQDFITYLSWWCDSNHPGEIEVGATFLCMCGVMADKQLSSEYPSVIAAAAVKNALLLLRKVELIPRLQNCPVFKTAESKAESLSQTCSLLRRAARAIASVGYEYRAPFEQYGVPPHYIAHRILNAATESTIYDARNTANLH, encoded by the exons ATGCTGGTCGTGATcgtgtgtacaaaaaataatttaaaattgtggtGGTGTAGTGTTTTAGTTAAAATGGAGGCTAATAAAGAGAATGTGCATAGACTAAAAGCAATTACAAGAATACCTTTGCCTATTGAACCACTCCCTGCACTGCCAAAACATTTAGTCGAAAGTAAGAGGACAAATTCAAAGAAAGTGATCCAGAACGAAAGACATCCTTTGAAAACTATCAACAATGATAAACACCCGCAATTGTCATTACCAGGAACCAGCAAACCTGTGAATATGattgtaaaacaaaagaatatgTTAAAACTTGATACGAGGTTCGTTACAGTACGACCAAAGGAAGACGTGCAATGGTCTTACAACGTCTTTAAAGACGATAAGAAAAGAGatagtattattttgattagtgATGATGAAAATGAAGAATGTGTTGTGATAAATGTGGATAAGAAACAAAGGACTAGCGACGCGCGAACAGCGGAGACTCCTGCTTTAAAATCCACATTGGAGCCGAATAGAGTGAAGAATATTAAGAGAAGTTTGAAGAGACCACATAGTAGGGAGTTGCAAGGGTTATCACCGGTAAGCAAAGAGCCAAAAAAAGGGGATGAAAAGGTACGACGGCGATTGTCTTTCACTGAGACGATCCAGGACAAATTGATGTCACCAGATTTCT GGAAGAAGGCGTACATGAAATGTCTATGCCGGGAGTACACTGAGGACATGTTCCACCATCTGCTGAGCTCGGAGAAAAAGATCCAAATCCCCAAGATATCTAGCACCATGCGCGCATGCGTCGTCAACTGGCTTATGAAGATCAAT GGCCCCAACGGCAACCCAGCGATAGTGCAAACAGCCAGCTGGTATCTGAACTCTGTGCTGTCCAACAGGCAAGTCCCGATAGACCAGTTGCAGCTAGTCGCTGCCGCTTGCTACTGGATAGCTCACAAGCTGCAAGGACCTGGCTTGCACGCGCAGAGGCTGGTCAAGTACTCGAACCACGCGTTCACAACCAGATCGCTGCTGTATGCGGAGAAAGCCGTGTTGGAGAGATTG AAGTACCCTCGCCACCCCATCGTGCCTCAAGACTTCATCACCTACCTATCCTGGTGGTGTGACAGCAATCACCCGGGGGAGATCGAAGTTGGCGCCACTTTCCTGTGCATGTGCGGTGTCATGGCGGACAAGCAACTATCCAGTGAATACCCCTCAGTGATCGCTGCGGCGGCTGTGAAGAATGCCCTGCTGTTGCTAAGGAAGGTTGAGCTGATACCGCGATTGCAGAATTGCCCCGT GTTTAAAACAGCTGAAAGTAAAGCAGAGAGCCTATCCCAAACATGCTCCTTGCTCCGCCGCGCCGCCCGCGCCATTGCCTCAGTCGGGTACGAATACAGAGCCCCATTTGAACAGTATGGAGTACCTCCCCATTACATCGCTCACAGAATACTAAACGCAGCCACCGAATCGACCATATATGATGCGAGGAATACCGCTAATCTCcattaa